TCCACTAGCAACCATGGTTGTTGCACCTTCCGATCATTTAATAATGAACGAAGGAATTTTTCTGGAATCGATAGGCCAAGCTATGGACTTTGCATCTCAAAAAGATGTTTTAGTTACTTTGGGGATTAAACCAAATCGTCCCGATACGGGCTATGGTTATATTCAGTTTGAAGATGATGACAAAAATGAAGGGTTTTTTCCTGTAAAAACATTTACCGAAAAACCTAGTCTGGAAATTGCTGAAAGCTTTGTAGAATCAGGTGAGTTTTTATGGAATGCAGGTATTTTTATTTGGAATGTTCAGGCGGTAACACTCGCTATACAAAACCATTTACCCGAAGTGGCAAGTTGTTTTGATAGTATCGAAAATGCATATTATACAGCTTCTGAAGAAGATTTTGTCACAAATGCCTATGCAGATTGTCCTACTATTTCCATTGATTATGGTATCATGGAAAAGGCTGATAATGTATTTGTACAAGAAGGTGATTTTGGATGGTCGGATATTGGGACCTGGAATTCATTATTTCAGTTTGTCGATAAAGACAAGGATAACAATGCCATTAAAGGAAAATTTGTATTTACCCGCAATACAAAGGATTGCATCATCAATATTTCAGATGACAAATTGTTGGCTGTAAATAACGTAAAAGACTTGATTATTGTCGAGTCAGAAAACATTATTCTGGTTGCTGATAAATCACAGGAACAGGATATTCGTCATGTTGTGAATGAAATCAAATCCAAGTATAGAGAGAAGTTTATTTAGTTTCTCAGCAGACATATAACCCTGACAGGGTTCCAAACCCTGTCAGGGTTATTTTTGGTTTTATTCCAAAAGATAATTGTCAATTTTTCTCAAATCATGCATTTCCTTATGAAATGAGATGAAATCTTCTAATTCTCCAAACCATTTTAAGGCAAAATCAGAGTTTACTATTCTCATATCATTTTTGATGATATCAGTGTATGAAGAGTAAGGATAATCGTAGAAATTTGATATAATTCCATGTTTTACAGGATTTGAGTGAATGTAAAATATTAGTAATGTGATGTAATCATCTTCAGAAACAGGAATTCGTTTAAAAGGTTTCTCGAACAAACTTCCACTTCTGTTATATGATTTATTAAATGCCTGAGCATATGAATTAAACAGCTTTGAGAATTGTTTTCCTGCTATAAGTTCTTTGAAGTCATCATTAGGGTTATTAATTTTATGAAATTGAAGTTGTTCCTCAATTGTTTTTATTTTCACAAAGAAATGAAAATGATTTTTGAGTAAACAGTATGAAATAATTTCTAAAATAGGATGCAGATATTTTAGGGCTTTTTCAATGAAATATTGATAATTGTTGCTACTTCGAAATATTGTTTGTTTTCCTATTCCGCGATTATAAATATGATAATATTCTCCTGCTTCTAAAAGTGGGAAGTTATACATCTTAAAATATTTATTGTTTAACTCTGACAGGGTTCCAAACCCTGTCAGAGTTTCGTTATTTATTCAACAATTAGTTTAGCATACACCGATTCGCCATTTGATAAATCAATTTTCATGTGAAGCATACCACTCAAATCATGCAGGGAGTTTATGACAAACTCCTGATCATTAATATTGGTGTGAAATTTAATTTTTTGCCCCAAACTATTGTAAAGGCTAATGGATAGCATTTCGAATGTATCGTGTTTTAGCTTAACCACCACATAATCATTTGCTGGGTTCGGGAAAATTGCTATCTCAAAGTTATTTGCTTCCTGAATCGTTGTGGTGGATATTGCATGAATAAAATCATTCTTCAAAATAACGCTGCTACAATCATCGGCAGAGAGAACCCTTAAACGCACATTATAATAACCACCTTTGGAATAGGTTACCAAAGGATTTTGTTGCGAACTAGTTCTTCCATCTCCAAAGTCCCAAAACCATTCAATAATGTTTGCTGAATTGGAGAAACTCTGATCTGAAAATTTCACTTTTAAAGGCACATTTCCTTCCAGATTATTAGCAGAAAAAGCTGGATGTGGATTGATAATACGCACCCGGATACTATCATGAGCCGATGCACAA
The Bacteroidota bacterium DNA segment above includes these coding regions:
- a CDS encoding mannose-1-phosphate guanylyltransferase, with translation MNSHFYTVIMAGGVGSRFWPLSKQKYPKQFLDVLNTGRSLFQATYERFAQICPRENIYIVANKDYSEIIREQIPGISDDVILAEPIARNTAPCVAYAAYKIKQKDPLATMVVAPSDHLIMNEGIFLESIGQAMDFASQKDVLVTLGIKPNRPDTGYGYIQFEDDDKNEGFFPVKTFTEKPSLEIAESFVESGEFLWNAGIFIWNVQAVTLAIQNHLPEVASCFDSIENAYYTASEEDFVTNAYADCPTISIDYGIMEKADNVFVQEGDFGWSDIGTWNSLFQFVDKDKDNNAIKGKFVFTRNTKDCIINISDDKLLAVNNVKDLIIVESENIILVADKSQEQDIRHVVNEIKSKYREKFI
- a CDS encoding T9SS type A sorting domain-containing protein; the protein is KPQPIVTIEKSDTTACYPQDFDIVSSYQNANGIEWYLKSNSGSGIFESNINQTSAVYLPHYNDLNRSYFKLFLRSLHSDAVCASAHDSIRVRIINPHPAFSANNLEGNVPLKVKFSDQSFSNSANIIEWFWDFGDGRTSSQQNPLVTYSKGGYYNVRLRVLSADDCSSVILKNDFIHAISTTTIQEANNFEIAIFPNPANDYVVVKLKHDTFEMLSISLYNSLGQKIKFHTNINDQEFVINSLHDLSGMLHMKIDLSNGESVYAKLIVE